Proteins from a genomic interval of Neodiprion lecontei isolate iyNeoLeco1 chromosome 2, iyNeoLeco1.1, whole genome shotgun sequence:
- the LOC107219858 gene encoding cytochrome P450 4C1-like isoform X2: MGPKLVVVVKNPRDVEVVMNSKITSHKPYEYRFLASYLGPGIVTESGSIHRAHRKVIMPMVSGKSLNAYIDCFDRQSRRCVECLAGKVGEGEFDVMHYMDDCTLDMVLETVMGTPGTAQHGGYKGLINCCATAIALAHERTMKVWLYPDWLYTRTTSGRQFASAMGVLQKFAATLVARKKNVRHEPKIDNDGSDKLRTAVLDQLIAHNDETEEMDDTRLRDAISNIWMPAQDPTALSCSFLFMMLGMHPEVQDKVRAEVNEIVGNEDMTMEKISRLTYLESVIKETIRLFPVGPVILRESTADFEFETCSVPKGCTLAVILYEIHRDPKYWTDPEKFNPDRFTPENSANRHPYAFIPFSGGIRGCVGRQYAMVLVKTLAARIVQKYKIGCDGSLDTLRLKAGVSIRSIDGYRVSITRA; the protein is encoded by the exons ATGGGACCGAAACTTGTTGTGGTCGTGAAGAATCCTCGAGATGTTGAA GTAGTCATGAACAGCAAAATTACATCTCACAAACCATACGAGTACCGTTTCTTGGCTTCTTATTTGGGTCCCGGAATCGTCACTGAGTCAG GTTCCATCCACAGAGCACATCGCAAAGTCATAATGCCGATGGTGAGCGGGAAGTCTTTGAATGCATACATAGACTGCTTTGATCGGCAAAGTCGACGGTGCGTCGAGTGCTTGGCGGGCAAAGTGGGCGAAGGGGAATTCGACGTAATGCACTACATGGACGATTGCACCTTGGATATGGTTTTAG AAACTGTCATGGGAACTCCTGGCACAGCTCAACATGGCGGATACAAAGGCCTCATAAATTGTTGTGCGAC AGCAATTGCGCTAGCTCACGAGAGGACGATGAAGGTCTGGCTGTATCCGGATTGGCTTTACACCCGCACGACTTCCGGGCGACAGTTCGCCAGTGCTATGGGAGTTTTGCAGAAATTCGCGGCGACT cTTGTGGCCCGAAAGAAGAACGTACGCCACGAGCCCAAGATTGATAATGATGGTTCAGACAAACTGCGAACAGCCGTTCTGGATCAGTTGATTGCTCACAATGATGAAACAGAGGAAATGGACGACACTCGCCTCAGAGACGCGATATCAAACATCTGGATGCCG GCACAAGATCCAACGGCTCTTTCCTGCTCGTTTTTGTTCATGATGTTGGGAATGCACCCAGAAGTTCAG GACAAGGTGCGAGCAGAAGTAAACGAAATTGTTGGGAACGAAGATATGACGATGGAAAAAATATCTAGATTGACGTACTTGGAATCAGTGATCAAGGAAACTATCCGTCTATTTCCCGTTGGCCCCGTTATACTGCGCGAATCAACGGCTGACTTTGAATTTG AGACTTGCAGTGTCCCAAAGGGTTGCACCCTGGCAGTTATACTCTACGAGATTCACCGCGACCCGAAGTATTGGACGGATCCAGAAAAGTTCAACCCTGACAGATTTACGCCAGAAAACTCGGCCAACAGACATCCCTATGCTTTCATACCTTTCAGCGGTGGTATAAGAGGTTGCGTTG GGCGACAGTATGCAATGGTATTGGTGAAAACTTTAGCTGCTCGAATCGTTCAAAAGTACAAAATTGGCTGTGATGGATCCCTGGACACACTGCGACTCAAGGCCGGCGTGTCTATCAGGTCTATCGATGGGTACCGAGTTTCGATCACAAGAGCTTGA
- the LOC107219858 gene encoding cytochrome P450 4C1-like isoform X1, producing the protein MWFNIELIASLPGQWGISTVTVGLLIATWFLADGFRKWCHKEWRFLQSAVLIPGPPALPLIGNALKFACNGDELLNRIIEVSRPYDNPFRVWMGPKLVVVVKNPRDVEVVMNSKITSHKPYEYRFLASYLGPGIVTESGSIHRAHRKVIMPMVSGKSLNAYIDCFDRQSRRCVECLAGKVGEGEFDVMHYMDDCTLDMVLETVMGTPGTAQHGGYKGLINCCATAIALAHERTMKVWLYPDWLYTRTTSGRQFASAMGVLQKFAATLVARKKNVRHEPKIDNDGSDKLRTAVLDQLIAHNDETEEMDDTRLRDAISNIWMPAQDPTALSCSFLFMMLGMHPEVQDKVRAEVNEIVGNEDMTMEKISRLTYLESVIKETIRLFPVGPVILRESTADFEFETCSVPKGCTLAVILYEIHRDPKYWTDPEKFNPDRFTPENSANRHPYAFIPFSGGIRGCVGRQYAMVLVKTLAARIVQKYKIGCDGSLDTLRLKAGVSIRSIDGYRVSITRA; encoded by the exons ATGTGGTTCAATATAGAGCTGATAGCCTCGCTGCCAGGGCAATGGG GTATTTCGACCGTCACTGTCGGACTTCTGATTGCGACGTGGTTTTTGGCGGATGGATTTCGGAAATGGTGTCACAAGGAGTGGAGATTTTTGCAAAGTGCTGTACTGATTCCTGGACCACCGGCCCTTCCGCTGATTGGAAACGCGCTGAAATTTGCCTGCAATGGGGATG AATTGCTGAACCGGATAATTGAAGTATCCCGGCCTTACGACAATCCATTTCGGGTTTGGATGGGACCGAAACTTGTTGTGGTCGTGAAGAATCCTCGAGATGTTGAA GTAGTCATGAACAGCAAAATTACATCTCACAAACCATACGAGTACCGTTTCTTGGCTTCTTATTTGGGTCCCGGAATCGTCACTGAGTCAG GTTCCATCCACAGAGCACATCGCAAAGTCATAATGCCGATGGTGAGCGGGAAGTCTTTGAATGCATACATAGACTGCTTTGATCGGCAAAGTCGACGGTGCGTCGAGTGCTTGGCGGGCAAAGTGGGCGAAGGGGAATTCGACGTAATGCACTACATGGACGATTGCACCTTGGATATGGTTTTAG AAACTGTCATGGGAACTCCTGGCACAGCTCAACATGGCGGATACAAAGGCCTCATAAATTGTTGTGCGAC AGCAATTGCGCTAGCTCACGAGAGGACGATGAAGGTCTGGCTGTATCCGGATTGGCTTTACACCCGCACGACTTCCGGGCGACAGTTCGCCAGTGCTATGGGAGTTTTGCAGAAATTCGCGGCGACT cTTGTGGCCCGAAAGAAGAACGTACGCCACGAGCCCAAGATTGATAATGATGGTTCAGACAAACTGCGAACAGCCGTTCTGGATCAGTTGATTGCTCACAATGATGAAACAGAGGAAATGGACGACACTCGCCTCAGAGACGCGATATCAAACATCTGGATGCCG GCACAAGATCCAACGGCTCTTTCCTGCTCGTTTTTGTTCATGATGTTGGGAATGCACCCAGAAGTTCAG GACAAGGTGCGAGCAGAAGTAAACGAAATTGTTGGGAACGAAGATATGACGATGGAAAAAATATCTAGATTGACGTACTTGGAATCAGTGATCAAGGAAACTATCCGTCTATTTCCCGTTGGCCCCGTTATACTGCGCGAATCAACGGCTGACTTTGAATTTG AGACTTGCAGTGTCCCAAAGGGTTGCACCCTGGCAGTTATACTCTACGAGATTCACCGCGACCCGAAGTATTGGACGGATCCAGAAAAGTTCAACCCTGACAGATTTACGCCAGAAAACTCGGCCAACAGACATCCCTATGCTTTCATACCTTTCAGCGGTGGTATAAGAGGTTGCGTTG GGCGACAGTATGCAATGGTATTGGTGAAAACTTTAGCTGCTCGAATCGTTCAAAAGTACAAAATTGGCTGTGATGGATCCCTGGACACACTGCGACTCAAGGCCGGCGTGTCTATCAGGTCTATCGATGGGTACCGAGTTTCGATCACAAGAGCTTGA